In a genomic window of Erigeron canadensis isolate Cc75 chromosome 5, C_canadensis_v1, whole genome shotgun sequence:
- the LOC122601298 gene encoding uncharacterized protein LOC122601298 has translation MHNYHLDRGPPRAAFKVDIQKAYDTADWVFLYDILVGFGFYARMINWIMECVSTTSYSLTINGNLHGFFYGRRGLRQGDPLSPYLFTLVMEILTLIIHQNVRNSDSFYFHPHCEEINIVNLCFADDLFIFIRGDVESAKVVMDSLDEFKMVSGLTPSIAKSTAFFCNVLNHVKLAILDVLTFEEGLLPVKYYERVLWSQGTLKKGKVKVTRDSVCLPKEERGLGVQKLEQFNVALIAGHIWRLLTLNTLIDKVSPRLIANAGFQLNARVLDVVVNNSWTWPISWADRFDPGTPPILYPERQLLNGKIVRQCIPKHSFILWLAVLRKLKTQDVLRSWDVRDYTNQDVLLCPLFVWDDIVSEILPFAHKNSIKSVVTKLLFTAAVYYIWRERNSRLFAQKKRAPDQHADAIIHTWYRCLVNVSLSLVHGQADVPV, from the exons ATGCATAATTACCATTTAGATAGAGGACCTCCACGAGCTGCTTTTAAAGTTGACATTCAAAAAGCTTACGATACGGCTGACTGGGTTTTTCTTTATGACATTTTGGTCGGCTTTGGATTTTATGCTCGAATGATTAATTGGATTATGGAATGTGTGTCTACCACTTCCTACTCTCTTACTATCAATGGTAATTTGCATGGGTTCTTTTATGGTCGGAGGGGTTTAAGACAAGGGGATCCTCTATCTCCTTACCTTTTTACCCTTGTCATGGAGATTCTTACTCTGATTATTCAtcaaaatgttagaaattcggactctttttattttcatcctCATTGTGAAGAAATCAACATTGTTAATTTATGTTTTGCTGATgatctttttatctttataagGGGGGATGTGGAGTCGGCAAAGGTTGTTATGGATTCCCTTGATGAATTTAAGATGGTTTCGGGCTTAACACCGAGTATCGCTAAAAGTACAGCTTTCTTTTGTAATGTACTTAATCATGTAAAGTTAGCTATACTTGATGTGCTAACATTTGAGGAAGGGCTATTACCGGTTAAAT ATTATGAGAGGGTTTTATGGAGTCAGGGCACGTTGAAGAAAGGTAAAGTTAAAGTGACAAGGGATAGTGTTTGTCTTCCAAAAGAAGAGAGGGGCCTTGGTGTTCAGAAATTAGAACAGTTTAATGTTGCTTTGATTGCAGGTCATATTTGGCGGCTCCTTACTTTGAA TACTTTAATTGACAAGGTATCTCCTAGATTAATTGCTAATGCTGGTTTTCAATTAAATGCACGAGTGTTGGATGTGGTGGTTAATAATTCTTGGACCTGGCCGATCTCTTGGGCTGATCGTTTTGATCCTGGTACTCCTCCAATTCTTTATCCAGAAAGGCAGTTGTTAAATGGAAAGATCGTGAGG CAATGTATACCGAAGCATTCTTTTATTTTGTGGTTGGCGGTGCTTCGAAAGCTAAAGACTCAAGATGTTTTAAGGTCGTGGGATGTTCGGGACTACACTAATCAGGACGTGTTATTATGCCCTTTGT TTGTTTGGGATGATATTGTCTCGGAGATATTGCCTTTTGCTCATAAGAACTCGATCAAGAGTGTTGTCACAAAGCTTCTCTTTACGGCAGCCGTTTATTATATTTGGCGTGAACGAAATTCAAGGTTATTTGCTCAAAAGAAGAGGGCGCCTGATCAACATGCTGATGCTATTATTCATACT TGGTATAGGTGCCTTGTAAATGTGTCTCTCTCACTGGTACATGGACAAGCTGATGTGCCTGTTTGA
- the LOC122601297 gene encoding uncharacterized protein LOC122601297, which translates to MSWGWRKILQQRHTIRPLLKHKIGDGRSMSMWYDNWSDIGPLINFISTREIYRAGFSMTNKFADLIDNGVWRWPVAWYDLFPVLIDCTVPTLNNDKNDRLILRTLEGVELDYSTANVWELMRYKRHPVLWVELVWFSSCIPRHSFLLWMVMNKKLQTQDRLKPWEVGGAVNLNLVCYSLCKTGRDSHDHLFFECAFATQVWNLVRDMANMHDIPAKLKDISDHLIPLARSKSANSIIGKLIFAATTYFVWQERNNQMFINDTRSPAQLKNTILDTVRYKIVTVKFRGHNDTKVLEKWNLASQDIRA; encoded by the coding sequence ATGAGCTGGGGATGGAGGAAGATTCTGCAACAAAGACATACTATTCGACCActcttaaaacataaaattggTGATGGCAGATCCATGTCTATGTGGTACGATAACTGGAGTGATATTGGTCCTTTAATCAATTTTATATCTACTCGAGAGATCTATAGGGCAGGTTTCTCCATGACTAATAAATTTGCTGACCTCATTGATAACGGTGTTTGGAGGTGGCCTGTTGCTTGGTATGATTTATTTCCTGTGTTAATAGATTGTACAGTTCCGACTCTTAACAACGACAAAAACGATAGGCTTATACTGCGCACTCTTGAGGGCGTGGAATTGGATTATTCAACTGCTAATGTTTGGGAGCTGATGAGGTATAAAAGACATCCTGTATTATGGGTTGAGTTGGTGTGGTTTTCTAGTTGTATACCAAGGCACTCGTTTCTCCTATGGATGGTTATGAATAAGAAACTACAGACCCAGGACAGGCTCAAACCGTGGGAGGTAGGGGGAGCTGTTAACCTTAATCTTGTTTGTTATTCTCTTTGTAAAACAGGTAGAGACTCCCATGACCATCTCTTTTTCGAATGCGCTTTTGCTACTCAAGTGTGGAATCTGGTTCGCGATATGGCAAATATGCATGACATCCCTgctaaattaaaagatatatctGATCACTTGATTCCCCTGGCAAGAAGTAAATCAGCAAACAGCATCATTGGTAAGCTGATCTTTGCAGCTACCACTTATTTTGTATGGCAAGAGCGGAATAATCAGATGTTTATAAATGATACTCGCTCTCCTGCTCAGTTGAAGAATACTATTCTTGATACGGTTCGCTATAAGATAGTGACGGTGAAATTCAGAGGACACAATGACACTAAAGTGTTAGAGAAATGGAATTTGGCAAGTCAAGATATACGAGCTTAA